The Triticum urartu cultivar G1812 chromosome 5, Tu2.1, whole genome shotgun sequence genome contains the following window.
GGGCGGGATGAGGAAATTACGGTGAGCCGTTGCCGGTCGCTCCAATCGGTGGAGAAAGAGAGCCGGGTGGGCGGCCTCCTCCAATCAGATGTCGCCGGTTGATGCAGCGGATCCAAGCTCGGCCGGTCGGGCAGCCTCTTCCAATCCGCCGTCGCCTGTCGCCGCAATCAGGGGGGAGTAGAGCGGAGTGCTCGCGGGGATGGTCGATGTGGTGGATCCGTGCTCTGTCGGCGGGGCGGCCACCCCCAATCTGCCGGCCCTAATCGCCGCAGTTGTGGGATTGGAGAGTCGATTGAATCTGAGGAAAAAATGCCCGGGTGGGCGGTGGCTTTTAGCGGTGCCTCTTCGCGGGCGAGATAAAATGATAAACTTTGGCTGGGTCTTTGACGGGTGGGGACACAGGGTGGATGCGGGATAAAAAATAGAGAAGTGTAGGGAAAATATTGCGTGGGTGGAGGGAAAAAAGTTTTTTGTGAGAAGATGGTTTATTTTCAGAATTTTATATCCACTTAATATTATGTAATTCATTTAATTCGAAATAAGTAGCAAATGATTAAGAAAAAAGCAAATCTTACATGAACATTATGATGTGGTGTTTTCCATTTTTTAGGAGAATTCTAAATAAATATGTCAAAAGCTGTACAGAGGGGTCCTAGTATTTGATATGGCAAAAACAAAATGCAATGAGTGATTATTTTAACTACTTGTGTAAATAAAATTGGTAACTTCCAGCGTAAATGATCTAGGGTTCATCCTCTGTCATCACCCGTCCTACTCTTACACCGACTAAATCGATGGCGGTGTATGTGGTTTTTCTTTCGTTGACTTTGTTTCGGTCGAGGCAGGGAAGACGTAATCCAACAACACAGGTGTTTTTGATTTAACACCAGCATGGGTACCGACCAAATTTTTGGGCAAGTCAAGAGATGCCTAATGTCGACCTCTTAGATCATCTACGACCACAACTCGCAAAATCCACCTCCAAACGCCCGCAGACGTGTCTGGGCGTTTGGGCCTGATTCGCGTTGCTCAGTTAGGTGGTAAAAATGCGTCCATGTAGTGATCGGGAAGGCCGCCCGAAAGTTTGGGGCAGATTTGGGTCgggctgtagatgctctaagagCATATATACATCTAGATATATCAAATATGGCCCCTCAAACGCCCGCGGACACGCCCAGACGCGTCCGCGGGCAGTGACCGAGCACGCCTTAAATTTCACTTGTTGTATCTGGACATCTCATACTTGATTCTTAAATTCATACAAAGACATATAAACAAAATAAACCTATGTACTACGTCGATCACCTAGTTACTCATCCTCGAATATGTTAACGACCTCCATGTCCGGCTCCAGCAGCATTGGTGGTAGCTACAGCTCTGCCTCCTTCGGCTGCTCCGCTCCAGCCTCCTTCGTCTCTATCTCTGCGTCGAGTTTGGTGAAGAGCGCGTCGGacgccgcctgctcctgcctgaGGAACGCTCGGTTGGCCTTCACATAGCCCTCATCCTGGATGGACTCCAAGATGGCCTGCTGCTCCGCCATCTCGTTGTACTGGGCGACGGTGAACTCCGCCTCCGCCTGCACCATGTTGAAGCCCGATAGCTGCAGCTCCGGCTgctccgcctcctccacctccaTCGGAGCTAgctcctcatcctcctcctcttcttcccccgGCTGCAACTCCTCCTACTCCGGCTCTGGCGGCGCGGAGAGGGGGGAGGTGGATGGGCTCGGACTGGCGGCCCAAAGAGAGGGGGTTGGATGGGCTAGGGTTTCGGTACTCCGGTATGGTCAAATAGGTGGATTTTCTCTCGGCGGCGAGCTAGAGCGGCGTCATGCGGCGTTCACACCATGACGGACGGAGGAGGCGTCCGTCAGACCGCCAGATTTCCGGGCGAGTCCGCGTGGGACCTCTTCATCAGTCGTACGTGGCAGACGTGCCCGGGCGCGCCCGGACGCCCCATATTTGGACTAGATATGCGGGGTGCTGGTCAGTCCGGTCGTTTGAGGCCCATTTAAGGAGGCCGTCTGAGTTAGAAAATCACGATCGGTCAGTGACCGGGCGGCCTATTTGGACGTATGAGACGGATTTGAGGTGCCCGGTTGTAGATGCTGTTGTGAATACAGATATAATGCTTATGTCATTGTGGTGTATATGCTTTAAAAAAACGCTCACACTCATCTCGCTGCTTCTGCTCTTGTGCTAGGCTGCTAGCTATCACCTCGTCTCCTCCGTGCCGTTGACCACAAAAAGAATCCCCAAATCAGCGCCAAACGACCCGctgccgcaccttgccgccggtGGCTCGAGCACCGCTTGGGCGGAGCGCCCTAGCCCCGCTGCACAGGCGCTTGCTTTGCCGACGGCGGCTCTGCAACAGTGTGCTGTCCGAAGCACTTCGGCAGCCCCTTCCCCCTCTGCTGTTGAGGATGCACGCGGCGGAGGGGAGGAGTCGCGATGGGTCACGCGAGAGGAGAAAGGTCGCGTCCCGGTGGTTCTGCAAGAGGCGCGTGCAAAGGGGACCCGCGAGATTGCTGCAGGGTGAGTGCTTGATCGATCGCCTCCTAGTTTCTACAGTATATATTTCAGTAGGGTGGAACAGAGTAGATTTATTGGCCACGTATATGTGTCAAATCCGAACCATGGTCTGTACTGTATTGCGTGAACATGAACATAAAAGAGTTATAAACTTTGGTAAAATACAAATAGGCATTATATGATCTACTCATCATCACTTGAATGCTCGTTCTCACTCAATGCACCATCTTCCTGTCCATCATCGTCAGTAGCACTATCTTCATCATAGTTGTTGTCATCCTTCAGAAGATCGTAAACAATACTAGCATGAACAGGTGTGCCTTCTTCATCATCACGGCTATAAGTGTCCAACAACTTATCAATATTCTTCATAGTGGAAGTTGTCGAGGGCATTTCTTCCTGGTATGCATTTGTAGCATTGAGCTCGCCTGTCTCCAGTTCAGGGACATCGTACAAATGTCTATGACTGAAAGTCTGCACCACATTCCAGTCCTTCCCATATTTTGTGTCTTCCATGTAAAACACTTGTTCTGCTTGAGAAGCCAAGATGAAAGGATCCTTCTTGTATCGAAGCGCCTTAACATTAAGACTTTTGAAGTAACCATCATCTTTCATGCCGGTCGCCTTGCCACGGAGATCAAACCAATCACCACGAAACAAAAAGATCGACCTTTCTCCATGCTTGTTTTTGGGGTACCGCAACTCCAGAACTTCTTTGAGAACACCATAGTACTGAGTCTCTACATTATTGACAATTGCCTTCACCATGATTCCTGAATTTtgagtttttcttttcttttcacGATCAAAGGTGTGATACCGAACACCATTCACATTGCAGGCAGAGTATACCACTGTCCGCTGGTTTGGCCCACATGCTAGTGAGTACAAATCCGCCAAAACATGTTGTTCTCCTAAAGTATATATCTGTCACAAGATGCGCACACAGTAGTTACATGGTCAGTTATTAACATAAAAAAATGCAAGATGGACATAACAAAGACATAAACAGATAACTTACATGCTTTTCGAACCATGTAGGGAATTCtttcttaagtgtgtgctcaATGTTAATGACACCTCTCCTTCGTATTTCTTCTCGACAAACCCTACAACAATAAAGCAAAAAATATCATTATAATTAATTTTCGCTAAGAGCCCATCACATACTTTACTATTAATGATGATGACAACTTGACAAGTGAACTTACTCCATGTACTCCTCTACTTCAGGACAATTGGTAagcacataccaaaccatttggTCGTACTCAGTTGGATAACAATGGAGTTTGGATGACCCAAAACCTTTTGCAGCAACTGAAAAAACTTCCAATTCATCACAAGAAACACTCCGCTTCCCATCCTTGTTCCTATCTTCCTTGTTAAACCTTGTCTCAATATTAATCAAATATCTGGAGCAAAAGGTTAAGCACTCATCCACGATATAGCCCTCTGCAATCGACCCTTCTGGCTTTGCTCTATTACGAACAGTTCCCTTTAGGTACCCAAGCCTTCTTTCTACTGGATAAATTCAGCCATAATGCACGGGCCCCCTCAGAATTGCCTATTCAGGTAGGTGAACAGCTAAATGGACCATTACATCAAAGAAGGCAGGTGGAAAAATTTTCTCAAGCTTGCATAGAATTATAGGAATATCTTCCTTCATCTGATGAAGCACATCAAGTCTAAGAGTTTTTGAGCACAACTGCCTGAAAAAGTTACCCAATTCAGCAATGGCTTCATATATATCATTTCTGACAAGTCCTCTTAGCGCAGCTGGCATTACTTGTTGCAGAAGTATGTGGCAGTCATGGGTCTTCAACCCATGCACTTTACATGATTCAAGATCCACGCATCTTGCTAAATTACTAGCATATCCATCTGGGAATTTCACATTACTCGCAGAATCTTTTCTTATTTTCCCTCTTAAGATTATACTCTGCTTTTGGCTTTGTAAATCCACCCTTCCCATCAGGTTTCATATGCAGGTCTGTCCTTATTCCAAGTTTTTGCAGATCCACTCTTGCACTTACTGTATCCTTATTCTTTCCATCACTCTCTAGTAGAACCCCAAGTATATTCTCACATATGTTCTTCTcaatgtgcatcacatcaaggtTGTATGCTAATTTCAGTTTCGACCAGTATGGCAGATCATACAGGCTCACCTTTTGACTCCAGTTTGGTTCACCTTTTTCAGGGCGCTTCCTCTTATTTCATGGATACTTGCCTGGTTTGAAAACAAGTTTTTCTAACCTGTCCACCACTTCTTTGTTTGTGAACTTCCGAGGTTTCCCTCTATTCTCAGTCTTCCCATTGAAAAGTTTGCTTCTTCTGTAAGGATGATTAGTAGGCAGAAATCTTCGGTGCCCAacaaacccaattttatttttcaATGGCTCAGAGCAAGGCTCCACATCACAGTGCACACATGCATGATAACCTCTTGTGCTACGGCCCGATAAAGTGGCCAGTCCAGGGTAATCATGAATCGACCACAAGAATGCCGCATGCAAATTAAATGGTTCCCCCGTCAATGCATCATATGTTTCGACACAAGTTACCCAAAGCTTCATCATATCTGCAATCAGCGGCTGCATAAATACATGGAACTCCTTTCCAGGTGCTTTTCTTCCAGGAATAAGCAAAGACATCATGAAATTAGATTGGTCCATGCACATCCAGGGTGGGAAGTTGTAGGGGATGATAAAAACAGGCCACATACTATATGAACTCGTCATGTTTCCAAAGGGGTTGAATCCATCCGTGGCAATACCAAGCTTCATATTACGGGCATCCTTAGCAAACCAACCGAACTCACTATCAAAGTGCTTCCATGCTTCACCATCGGCAGGGTGTCTCATAACATTTGCCTCAGCAACCCTCTTCTCCTTATGCCACCTTGCATCTGCTGATTGTTCCTTTGACACAAAAAATCTTTGAAGCCTTGGGATGATAGGAAAGTACCTAAGTACCTTGTGAGGTATCTTTTTCCTCCCCACctcatctttccatcttgatgtcCCGCATTCAGGACAATGGCTCTTGTTGGCATGTTGGCCCAAAAACAATGCACAATCAAACTTGCAAACATGAATTGTCTCGTAACCCAGCCCGACTTCACTAAGAACATTCTTAGCTTCAGTGTATGATTTAGGTATATAAGCATGTGGAAACGCCACACTAATCAGCTCAACAAACTGATTAAATGCTCTATTTGTAATCCGGTTGTATGATTTGATATGGAGGAGCTTAATAATGAACGACAGCCGTGTGAAATCACTACATCCTTCATAAAGATCTTTCTTCGCTTCATCCATTAGCTTGGAAAAGAGGTTAGGCTTATCCTTGCCTTGCCTTCCAGACATGAACATATCATCTACCATATACGCAACATCACCTCCGTTGGCTACATCACGGTCATCATCATCATCTGATTGATATGCAGCACCCTCTGTATTATCACCTTCATCATCACTCACCACTTCACCATGAAAGACCCACCTTGTATATGTAACGGACATACCATTGCATAGTATGTGCTCCTCTACTTCAGCCTGGCTGCGTTGTTCCACATTCAGACAGTCCTTGCATGGGCTCAATATGTCCTGATTTTCCCTGAAATTTTGGCGAACAAAACCCATAAACTCTTCGACACCTTTCATGTATGGTGGTGTGAAATGCGTTCCTTGTATCCAGCTTCGATCCATTGCACTACAACAAAATAGTTTACCATTAACAAAATTATGCTTACACCGCATTGAAGCAATATCTACTACTAACACAACTAGTGAACCCACTACTAAACTGAAACAACAAAACGGGCACAAATTTAACCCTTTCAAGATTGATGAGAACATCTACTCAGGCAATGAATTTAGTAAAACAAAACCTCATTCACATTGTCTTTCCTAAGTACAACATATATGCTTGGTTTCCAAATGCCACGGGCTTGTGCATGTCTTGTACACAAACATATATATGCTCACTGTCATTGCAAAACCATGCATCTATCTATGCTACATCTAACATTCGTACACACAATACAATAGCAGAAGTAACAGTTCAATCGTTCACACAATTTACCTTTACCTTGCAGGGGTCGGCTGGACTGATGCTTTGGGCGTTGGGGCCAAGCCGGGAGCACTGGCAAGTCTAAACTCTGCGCCTTCGTCAGGTGATGGATATACTGCAAACTCTGAGCATAGTTGGTGATGGGACGGTGGCCAGTTGGGACAGGTTGGGGACAAGCGACGTTGTCCCCGTCGTCGACGAGCAAATGCGATGCCTGTGATGGAAGAGCGGAAGATAAGAGGGAGAGGCGGAGGCGCGGTGTGGTAGCCGGTGCGATGCACCGGCGCTGTAACGCGTCGTACAATATGTTGGCCGGATGGATCCGCATGAGGTGGTAGAGGGGAGTGGATGCACTTACTTGGAATTGGCAACAGCCAGCCGGAACCAATCTGTGTCGTGCTTCGGCTATCACCGTCCTGCTTCTCCCCGCCGCGAAGCTCCGCAAACTAGAGCCGAGAAGACGATCAGATCGAATCACATATGCCCTGGGAAGAAATAATTAACCTACATATATAGTCTCCCTCAAAAAAAACCTACAGATATAGTCACACACGCCCAGGCGTATAGTCCAAGAATATTATAGCAGGATTTGTATAGCGTCCGAACTCTTTCCTAATGGCAACGTATAGTCCAAGAATATGATGGCACGATTTGTGTAGCATCCGAACTCTTTCCTAATGCCGGTTCGAACTCCTGTACCAATCCTTTTTGCATCGACTCTCCTATTTTAATTTTAAGTTTTTATAGATAGAACCAAACAACATGACCTCACGAGCGCACCATTCAAGTTTTTTTGCCCAATCTGTTTATAGATAAGAAAAAAAAGTAAGATGTCATCGACTCTCCTATTTCCATTTTAACTTTTGAGATAGAACAAAACAAAATTAGCTCACGAGCTCCCAGTTGAAGTTTTCAGCATAGACACTGTAGAATATTTTTTAATGCCCGATTAATTTTTTTGTCGAGCCACTACATATTTATATTAGAAAGAACAAAATAACCATCTAAAAAAGTACAAAACAAGGTTTTCCCTTTTTAAGAATGTAATAGTCATAAATATTTCCATGGCCACTACCTACTTATATTAGAATAGAACAAAATAATTACAACGCTTAATAGGCATTGAAAAAATGATGGCGGGTCCCACTACCAAAACCGACGCATCACTCCTACCTCTCAATAACCCGTGAACTAGCTATGGTGGGTCCCACTGCTAGACGCTACATGACAAAAAATGACCATCACACATTTGTAGTATTCGGTGACTCTAGCTAGTTCGTCATGCAAAATAACAAACCGTCACAGAAATTGGCAACCAGGTGTGCTGAAAGGCCGAGGAATTCCAGTGACGTCTAACGTCACCGATTTGCGATAATTAGTGACGCCACCTACGAGAACATCACACATTAGGCATTTCGGTGACGTTGTCTACCATCGTCACGAGGATTTTCGTCACAGTATGTCAATTTTGTTGTAGtgagtcaagccaatttctattcctcagtgctgttcaacaaggagaagattttctaccatgagcatattcctcacgtggatatggaatctctgccgtgcttcgcaccagtcatCAGTGTTCTTCACAACGCTGGACTGCTCAATTTCTGCTCTGACATCTGCgtttggaatgaagaactgattcttcaattctatgcaacgctgcacatcaccggaaatgctgaagatgtgaattcatgggtgctagattggatgtctgaaaacactcacaaCACTGCACCAgtctctgaattgcttcgtgctctaccactcagtcctccccttgaagaagctcgctgcatctacagtgaacctgagctcacacatcattacatgcaagtgctgatgaagcctttgaaaccaggtcaggcaccacgaacaaaattcctcatgaaggaattgctgtacgtgcccagaactgtctatcatattcttacaaggacaatcagtcctatcaaaggccacgactcatctgatgaggaaattgttggcatcatgaagaatctggtattcaacatcgttcatggcattcctgtcaactatcacgatttcttcatgaggactatggcaaatgttgcactgtctccatttgagctgaagccttatgcaccttgggtcatgagattcctcaggacaaggtcttcactcaactacatagctgatttccagaatcatctcagctacttgcccccaattgaagtcctcaagcagacatattcctcagttgatggaaagggcaaggcactagctgtaatagatgaaggcattcgtccattggatggtcagtttcgcaaagctgcatcttactccaccaatgatgactctgccacacatgactctgccaatgctcccaagtccactcctcaagccactgctccgcgcgtgatgacagaccgtgaacttctgcttagtcttcaccagaaggtggatcgaaatcacaaatgggttaagcgtcagtttggttcacttcttcacaacatgactgccacacacaatgcagtgaagaaaaaccactactacctccatcaagtcttcagtcgcacctgggcaatcctatcacatctgtatggtgaagaagatctgaagaacatgggtcttaatgaagattttgactggtctgcacctccaccgaagaaattcaagaaggtcaaggttccttctctggtggccagctcatattcgtcatcgcgcgacactgatgaacatgaagatttagacgacactgcggcaggccctacatcaaccaacgaccccaacaacgctggcgctccttcatcaacttgattatcttcaggggcgttagtcctcagtttcgatccttttggtcatttgatgacaaagggggagaaatttgagtttgTCTTCAAGCGGTTCTATTTTATCGCCCATATACAacgtttttttgctaagttacaactctcgttcttctgaaactttattggatcaagttgtaatcttaaacccgatggtgctctgatacttttgatgcactatgctctgatactcttttctgcatgcttattcctcgttaatattattgtatgcatgctgaatttcatcaggcaccatatttcatcatgcatttcaaattcttcatattatatgttaaatgcgtgtatgaattacaagatataggggagatctccatgattcaactcttcaagtgtgcattgcttcaaaagcaaattcctcactatgcacatcttcagggggagttcttctaaatgttgcaatcaaattcctcaatatcagtatttacacttcatatgtttattgCCGTTGAAAACTTAaactatattgtcatcaatcaccaaaagggggagattgtaagtgcatctagtgccccttagtgattttggtgtattgaagacttataggttaagggactaatgcgtgtgtgagtgtacacaggtctataagtctatgaggagtttgatatttacaggaaaagtcgacccctaaaaatgaatatcttcgactgaagattttggtatttctgaagactttcgtgaagactttgaaagtgaagaaattggtgtgtccgtgaagacttgataatcatgtgaggaatatgaagcttgaagactttcgttttcatagttttgtttttctctttcttgagtcataggaaacaccgtactgttaaagggggtcgaggaaatactaaggaaaaatttccatgtgatgctcaactcaaaatcctacacctgccaatcccttcgagtgaagccattggaaatctcatatagtttagtcaatttcttcagtgacagagacgaagttcttctgttctctgaggaatttgtcctgactgaggagttaggaattcgccagtgcggattgcctacacagtgagaaacgtgatagccctgaggattttcctactcaaaattccgactgttactgtgctatgcgccagctgttccaaaatatctatccacctaacggtcatatcattgaagggcatttatgtcttatcatgtcgggctgctccctaggctataaatagctgccccctacaaccactagctgagAGAGGCTGCTCCGAAAGAAACCGACACTTGTCAATATAGAGCAACCCATcatccgaggactttgagcgaaaatcatcaagtgaggaaaaactaaaaacccaaacacctacaaaccccaagtgattgagcatcactgaagagattgatcctgagtggatccgatgcttgttacctttgaagactgtgcttcttccagacggttaggcttcatggtctagagcatccaagaggaattgtggatcgccgggtgaccaagtttgtgaaggtttggaagtcgcctgaagacttaccacgagtgattggacgaggtctgtgtgaccttagttcaaggagaatacggtgaggactgggtgtcttggactaagtgtccttgactgggtgtccgggactgtgtgtcctcgagtttaaatactcagccgatccaaccagacgtacaactaagacaacagttggaactggtctaccaaatcattgtcttcaccaagcttactggttctatttcctcaactctttcatttcctcataactgtgctgtatgtttgttcatatctgtgttagAAGACCTTGACTGAAGACTTCCtcaatttccttagttcaatttcttcagtttgtttgtcttcatcctgtgttatcctgtgattatgCTTCCTGTACtttgtgcctgtcttcatttcatcatgatgactatgcttgtattctgttatgtttacctttgagtacttattccgctgctagtagttcttcactaaggaatttcctcaccggcaaattcctcagtgaataatttcataaaaatcacctattcacccccctctagtcgatataacacactttcagttccatgctattatattatcaaccttggatgttttatatgcatttatatgctattttatatgatttttgggactaacctattaacctagagcccagtgccaatttttgtttttccttgtttttgagttctatagaaaaggaaaatcaaacggagtccaattaacctgaaacttcacagaacttatttttggaccagaagaaggccatggagtaaaagagttggccCGGAGGAGTcacgggctgcccacgagggtggggggcgcgcccaccccctgggcgcgcctccccacctcgtggacagcccagagaccccactgacttgttctcgatgccaaaacctcttatatatacggAAACCCCCAAACATAACCTAGATCGgcagttccgccgccagaagcctccgtagccaccgaaaaccaatctagacacgttctggcaccctgccagagggggaatccctctctggtggccatcttcatcatctcggcgctctccatgacgaggagggagtagttcaccctcggggctgagggtatgtaccagtagctatgtgtttgatgtctccctctctcatgttcttgatttggcacgatcttgatgtatcgcgagctttctattatagttggatcttatgatgtttctccccctctactctcttgtgatgaattgagttttccctttgaagttatcttatcggaatgagtctttaaggatttgagaacacttgatgtatgtcttgcatgtgcttatctgtggtgacaatgggatatcacgtgatctacttgatgtatgttttggtgatcaatttgcgagttccgtgacctcgtgaactttggggcactctttgaagttctttgtgtttgttgaatagatgaatctgagattgtgtgatgcatatcgtataatcatacccacggatacttaaggtgacattggagtatctaggtgacattagggttttggttgatttgtgccttaaggtgttattctagtatgaactctatgatagattgaatggaaagaatagcttcgtgttattttactacagactcttgaatagatcgatcagaaagaataactttgaggtagtttcgtaccctacaataatctcttcgtttgttctccgctattagtgactctggagtgactctttgttgcatgttgagggatagttatatgatccaattatgttattattgttgagaggacttgcactagtgaaagtatgaacccttggccttgtttcctagcattgcaataccgtttgtgctcatttttatcattagttaccttgttgtttctatattttcagattacaaaaacctatatctaccatccatattacacttgtatcaccatctcttcgccgaactagtgcacctatacaatttaacattgtattgggtgtgttagggacacaagagattctttgttatttggttgcagggttgcttgagagagaccatcttcatcctatgcctcccatggattgataaaccttaggtcatccacttgagggaaatttgctactgtcctacaaacctctgcacttggaggcccaacaacgtctacaagaaggttgtgtagtagacatgaaCCACGTCCAGGCCATCGTCGAACCCCGGAAGACAAGCGGCGGGGAGACGCGCGCGTCGTCGCCGAACGGCGCCGCAACGACCCCCACCAGAACGACGGGTATGACGGCCTCAATGTCGATGAGCCTGCGCTCGATGTTGGCGGGTACCTACTTTTCAAGGTCGGCTACCCTGCCTTCACACGAGAGCTGCAGCAAGTCCGTTGGCTGTCCGATCGCACGTTCAAGCTAGAGATACCTGTAAAGTATGACGAGAGGCTGAACCCGgcagagttcctgagcatctacaccatcgttgTTCAGGCTGCcaggggaagagatgagaaggtgttcgccaacaaattccctttggccctcaagtccaatgtgaggtcttggctgatgcacttgtcggagaactccatttcgtcatGCGCAGACCTGTG
Protein-coding sequences here:
- the LOC125508293 gene encoding uncharacterized protein LOC125508293; amino-acid sequence: MHAAEGRSRDGSRERRKVASRWFCKRRVQRGPARLLQGRFLLFHGYLPGLKTSFSNLSTTSLFVNFRGVGWTDALGVGAKPGALASLNSAPSSGDGYTANSEHSW
- the LOC125508292 gene encoding uncharacterized protein LOC125508292, which produces MVKAIVNNVETQYYGVLKEVLELRYPKNKHGERSIFLFRGDWFDLRGKATGMKDDGYFKSLNVKALRYKKDPFILASQAEQVFYMEDTKYGKDWNVVQTFSHRHLYDVPELETGELNATNAYQEEMPSTTSTMKNIDKLLDTYSRDDEEGTPVHASIVYDLLKDDNNYDEDSATDDDGQEDGALSENEHSSDDE